The nucleotide sequence CTCTCTATGTATTTATTTTACCTGTACGGGTGTTTTTTCCTGTAATCGCCCGGACTTTCTTTGAACCCATTGCTGTTCCATATCCCCCGTCTATGTTGTCTTGCCTCATTTTCTGCCATTCTCAATTCATCAACATATTTGATATTTGGCGGGATGGTTAGCAGCACAGCATAGCCGTCCTTAACCATTTGAATGTTCAGCATTTTTCTGTCAGGCGTGAATATGTAACATAAGAGGCGGCCGTATTTGTCCCTTCTTTCCACATCAAATTCAAGGATGACTGTCCGGTTGGAAGCTGTCAGCATTTTTTCAAGGTGCTTTCTTGCTTTTGTCCCCCACGGCTTTTGTTTGATTTCCGGAGCAT is from Nitrospirota bacterium and encodes:
- a CDS encoding thermonuclease family protein translates to MKTSTLFTILIAMLLPGLCIYDNSPAFDDQGYVRVIKVHDGDTVSVILNGRKEKVRLIGMDAPEIKQKPWGTKARKHLEKMLTASNRTVILEFDVERRDKYGRLLCYIFTPDRKMLNIQMVKDGYAVLLTIPPNIKYVDELRMAENEARQHRRGIWNSNGFKESPGDYRKKHPYR